One Oryzomonas sagensis DNA segment encodes these proteins:
- a CDS encoding glycosyltransferase family 2 protein: MNICLINNFNYGDYLGECLDSVLRQSKPFDLIIVVDDGSTDNSRHVLAGYKRENVIIIEKENGGQLSAFNCAAQHIPADAQVFFLDSDDIYPQDYLELWCRCTKRGNRDFTYCNSIRFGADDTRLASSLIENVPTIEIGTTSSITLFLNYWIGAPTSCLSISGGLFHKLLPYGDERNWKVRADDVIVFGTSILGENKTHVPALGINYRVHSKNNTFEEKRSKGKKKAYRAALETLMASYAEKAGIERYPSPSATYREIKGLSAEAGRTINAPGGVRLLRKLCVAFIRHR, translated from the coding sequence ATGAATATTTGCCTGATCAATAATTTTAACTACGGAGACTACCTTGGCGAGTGTCTGGATTCCGTCCTCCGGCAGTCAAAGCCTTTTGACCTGATCATTGTCGTTGATGACGGTTCCACGGACAATTCACGGCACGTGCTTGCCGGCTACAAAAGAGAGAATGTAATAATTATCGAAAAAGAAAACGGCGGGCAGCTCTCCGCCTTTAATTGTGCTGCACAGCATATTCCGGCCGATGCGCAGGTCTTTTTTCTCGATTCCGACGATATCTACCCACAGGATTATCTGGAATTGTGGTGCCGTTGTACGAAGAGAGGCAACAGGGATTTTACCTATTGCAACAGCATAAGATTTGGTGCGGATGATACCAGGCTTGCTTCGAGCCTCATCGAGAACGTACCAACCATCGAGATAGGCACAACCTCGTCCATAACTCTTTTTTTAAACTATTGGATCGGGGCCCCCACATCGTGTCTCTCCATTTCAGGAGGACTCTTTCATAAGCTGCTGCCGTACGGTGACGAAAGGAACTGGAAGGTAAGGGCCGATGATGTGATTGTTTTCGGGACCTCAATACTTGGCGAGAACAAAACCCATGTTCCGGCATTGGGTATCAACTATCGCGTGCACAGTAAAAACAACACGTTTGAAGAAAAACGGTCGAAAGGCAAAAAGAAGGCTTACCGGGCTGCCCTCGAAACCCTGATGGCGTCGTACGCCGAAAAGGCAGGCATAGAGAGATACCCCTCGCCAAGCGCCACCTATCGTGAAATCAAGGGGTTGAGTGCCGAAGCGGGCAGAACCATCAACGCGCCGGGCGGAGTGCGGTTGTTGCGAAAATTGTGTGTTGCTTTCATACGGCACAGGTAA
- a CDS encoding glycosyltransferase family 2 protein: protein MAVDIAFIAVNYNTRALVEELIRFFAACELPFRHCLVVVDNSSTDGSREMLEQAQGDGLVYIQANENLGYGRGMNRGMAAVASRYACVMNTDLILNRDALVALWEFFESRPEAGVASPVILGSDGRMQGFLSFPGLLLLYAPTLSKIKSKLWKLRVAKARVPLRVPGVLGAFFMVRRSCFAAPLFDEDFFFYYEDTELAHRYWEQGVPCYVLPQVSIVHTGGQSTSAAGGKLFQQSRRIYIEKCYGAPHTAWLAALDRARLRMKYYKYRILSRFVKNGKIQRKYEYYARLVQPDD, encoded by the coding sequence ATGGCCGTTGACATCGCCTTTATAGCGGTCAACTACAACACCCGTGCTCTCGTCGAGGAATTGATCCGGTTCTTTGCGGCGTGCGAGCTGCCGTTCCGCCATTGCCTGGTGGTGGTTGACAACTCTTCCACCGATGGTTCGCGCGAGATGCTCGAACAGGCGCAGGGTGACGGCCTGGTCTATATCCAGGCCAACGAAAACCTGGGCTATGGCCGCGGCATGAACCGGGGGATGGCGGCCGTTGCCAGCCGCTATGCCTGCGTCATGAATACCGATTTGATTCTCAACCGGGACGCGCTGGTTGCTCTGTGGGAGTTTTTTGAGAGCCGCCCCGAGGCCGGTGTCGCTTCTCCGGTTATCCTGGGAAGCGATGGCCGCATGCAAGGCTTTCTCAGTTTCCCCGGTCTCCTGTTGCTCTATGCACCGACGCTCAGCAAGATCAAGAGCAAGTTGTGGAAGTTGCGGGTAGCGAAAGCTCGCGTTCCCCTCAGGGTCCCCGGCGTATTGGGCGCTTTTTTCATGGTGCGGCGCTCCTGTTTCGCCGCCCCCCTGTTCGACGAGGATTTTTTCTTCTATTACGAGGACACGGAGCTTGCGCACCGGTACTGGGAGCAGGGGGTGCCGTGCTATGTGCTGCCCCAGGTTTCGATCGTCCATACGGGGGGGCAGTCCACCTCGGCCGCCGGTGGCAAGCTGTTTCAGCAGAGTCGGCGCATCTATATCGAAAAATGCTACGGCGCTCCCCACACGGCGTGGCTGGCCGCCCTCGACCGGGCCAGGCTTCGTATGAAGTATTACAAGTACCGAATACTGAGTCGTTTCGTAAAAAACGGCAAGATCCAGCGCAAGTACGAATACTACGCCAGGCTTGTCCAGCCGGATGACTAG
- a CDS encoding glycosyltransferase family 9 protein, whose amino-acid sequence MIDTPGTILIANTRLIGDVVLTTPLVDILMAAFPGVAIDVLVNRGTGEFLEKDPRIRRVIYSEKWKNAASGLGSSYLPGLVRKYDLAITMNSGDRGAMAVLVASRRYRVGFCQTDKPYSRFLRSRLFSHPLDGAADMHMVGLCGQIADALGIPYSLLRVRLFWDKGDEERVAAALGGEPAPPYFVIHPFARWGYKYWDLKRFVEVSNHVAREHHLQPVWTSSPDEAEAQLLQDSAAECSVKPVLIPGSLSLNQMACLLQGARLYIGLDTAITHIAASTGVPVVALYGPTELWRWHPWNNDSPSAKLVRPGYRGPIRCGRIVTLQAGCDHPTCLRPDCYGVVENPCMMAITTDQVCQEASRLLSPSTAQIQQTHGADHGR is encoded by the coding sequence GTGATAGATACGCCCGGCACCATACTGATAGCCAATACCCGCCTCATCGGTGATGTCGTCCTCACCACGCCGTTGGTTGACATCCTGATGGCTGCCTTTCCCGGCGTTGCAATCGATGTCCTCGTCAACCGCGGCACGGGCGAATTTCTGGAGAAAGACCCCCGGATCCGCAGGGTCATCTATTCCGAGAAATGGAAAAATGCTGCCTCGGGCCTTGGCAGCAGCTATCTCCCAGGGCTCGTCAGAAAGTATGACCTGGCCATAACGATGAATTCGGGCGACCGGGGGGCCATGGCGGTCCTCGTCGCCAGCAGGCGCTACCGCGTGGGTTTTTGCCAGACCGACAAGCCCTACTCGCGGTTTCTTCGCTCCAGGTTATTCAGCCACCCCCTTGACGGCGCCGCGGATATGCACATGGTTGGGCTGTGCGGCCAGATCGCAGATGCGCTGGGCATACCCTACTCGTTGCTCAGGGTGAGGCTCTTTTGGGATAAGGGCGATGAGGAGCGCGTTGCCGCCGCACTGGGCGGCGAACCCGCCCCCCCTTATTTCGTCATCCATCCCTTTGCCCGCTGGGGCTATAAATATTGGGATCTAAAGCGTTTTGTCGAGGTGAGCAATCATGTGGCACGGGAGCATCACCTGCAACCGGTCTGGACGTCGTCACCCGACGAAGCCGAGGCGCAATTGCTTCAGGACAGCGCCGCAGAGTGCAGCGTAAAGCCCGTATTGATACCCGGCAGCCTGTCCCTCAACCAGATGGCCTGCCTGCTCCAGGGGGCCCGCCTCTATATCGGCCTCGATACGGCAATTACCCACATTGCCGCATCAACCGGCGTGCCGGTGGTGGCGCTCTACGGGCCCACGGAACTGTGGCGTTGGCATCCCTGGAACAACGATTCTCCGTCGGCAAAGCTCGTTCGCCCGGGTTATCGCGGCCCGATCCGGTGCGGCCGGATCGTTACCCTGCAAGCGGGCTGCGACCACCCGACCTGCCTCAGGCCCGATTGTTACGGAGTAGTCGAGAATCCCTGCATGATGGCGATAACGACGGACCAGGTCTGCCAAGAGGCGTCCCGGTTGCTGTCGCCGTCCACTGCGCAGATACAACAGACGCATGGTGCCGATCATGGCCGTTGA
- a CDS encoding glycosyltransferase family 4 protein: MHVLVINTEKSWRGGERQTLYNIMGFLQAGLQVDLLCRKGCPLSQKARGLGITVHEIGGTLGGLRWLATNAAAYDLIQAQTAKAQTLAAMTKPFHGKPIVYTRRVDFVPRGRLTKIKYRSTDHVVAISNWVKTILENFGIPNITVISDVVVPRALDSGRAAEIVAKVDAKGKKIVATFAALEQHKDPLTMIEAVRGLSRLRDDFVFLHFGDGSLRNTVQQKIDEYRLNDVYHLMGFVSEVEDVFLLMDVFCMSSEEEGLGSSVLDAFAYKVPVVSTAAGGLAEIVAGRGLLCNIKDSGAMAECIDKVLEHPEEYRKTAERAYDYVVSAHSLESTTEQYLELFKGLADRERGRP, from the coding sequence ATGCACGTATTGGTCATAAACACCGAAAAGAGCTGGAGGGGGGGCGAACGTCAGACCCTCTATAATATCATGGGCTTTCTACAGGCAGGCCTTCAGGTCGATCTGCTGTGCCGAAAGGGGTGCCCCCTGTCGCAAAAAGCCCGTGGGCTGGGGATAACGGTGCACGAGATCGGCGGAACCCTGGGCGGCCTTCGGTGGTTGGCGACCAACGCGGCAGCCTATGATCTCATACAAGCCCAGACGGCCAAAGCCCAGACGCTGGCAGCCATGACAAAACCGTTTCACGGCAAACCGATCGTGTACACGCGCCGGGTCGACTTCGTGCCGCGGGGCAGACTCACGAAGATCAAGTATCGCAGCACCGATCATGTTGTTGCCATCTCCAACTGGGTAAAAACCATACTGGAGAATTTTGGCATACCGAATATCACCGTTATCTCCGATGTCGTTGTACCGCGGGCCCTGGATAGCGGACGGGCTGCGGAGATCGTTGCCAAGGTGGACGCCAAGGGGAAAAAGATCGTTGCAACCTTTGCCGCCCTGGAGCAGCACAAGGATCCTCTTACCATGATTGAAGCGGTACGGGGACTCTCCCGGCTGAGGGATGACTTCGTGTTTTTGCATTTCGGCGATGGTTCTCTCAGAAACACGGTGCAGCAGAAGATCGACGAGTACCGGTTGAACGATGTCTATCATCTGATGGGATTCGTTTCCGAGGTTGAGGATGTCTTTCTGCTCATGGACGTGTTCTGCATGAGTTCCGAAGAAGAGGGATTGGGCAGCAGCGTGCTCGATGCCTTTGCCTATAAGGTGCCGGTCGTGTCAACAGCCGCCGGGGGGTTGGCGGAAATCGTTGCCGGGCGAGGGCTCCTGTGCAATATAAAGGATAGCGGCGCTATGGCGGAATGCATCGATAAGGTTCTGGAGCACCCGGAAGAATATCGCAAAACAGCGGAGCGGGCCTACGACTATGTCGTTTCCGCCCATTCCCTCGAAAGCACGACCGAACAGTATCTGGAGCTATTCAAGGGCCTCGCCGACCGGGAGAGAGGAAGACCGTGA
- a CDS encoding glycosyltransferase family 2 protein — protein sequence MVHQGLADRAVTAPCKISVILIVLNGETTIAPCLQSVSWAAEIIVVDSGSTDRTEEICTTYPGVRFFHHPWSGYGPQKNYALSLATHEWVLSIDADEVITPELAEEIRGAIDNNGAYVGFSFRRKNMYKQQWVRHSGWWPDEVLRVFRKDAGRFNDRQVHESVEVTGAVKKLAGVMEHFSYNRPEDFILKMYSYSTAGARQMKVAGKKGGALRAVVRTVAAFVKSYILKRGFLDGRTGLLVAVSGAIGVFYKIIMLSELNEED from the coding sequence ATGGTTCATCAAGGTCTGGCTGACCGCGCCGTTACGGCGCCATGCAAGATCAGTGTCATCCTCATCGTTTTGAATGGTGAGACTACCATTGCCCCGTGCCTACAGAGTGTGTCCTGGGCTGCGGAGATCATCGTCGTTGACTCCGGAAGCACCGACAGGACCGAAGAGATCTGCACCACCTATCCGGGTGTGAGATTTTTTCATCACCCCTGGTCAGGGTATGGTCCCCAGAAAAACTATGCCCTCTCGTTAGCCACTCACGAGTGGGTCTTGTCCATCGACGCCGATGAGGTCATCACCCCTGAGTTGGCGGAGGAGATACGGGGTGCCATCGACAACAATGGTGCTTACGTGGGGTTCAGTTTCAGGCGCAAGAATATGTATAAACAACAGTGGGTCCGTCACTCCGGTTGGTGGCCCGATGAAGTGCTGCGGGTATTCAGGAAGGATGCGGGAAGATTCAATGACCGGCAGGTACACGAATCCGTCGAAGTCACTGGGGCCGTCAAGAAGCTTGCCGGTGTCATGGAGCATTTTTCGTATAACAGGCCGGAAGATTTTATCCTGAAGATGTACAGTTACTCCACCGCCGGTGCCCGGCAGATGAAGGTTGCGGGAAAGAAGGGCGGGGCGTTGCGCGCCGTCGTCCGGACGGTGGCCGCATTTGTGAAGAGCTATATCCTGAAGCGCGGCTTTCTTGACGGCCGTACCGGGTTGCTCGTGGCCGTTTCGGGCGCCATTGGCGTTTTCTACAAGATAATCATGCTGTCGGAACTCAACGAAGAGGATTGA
- a CDS encoding glycosyltransferase: MKIVCILSPYYDYLTASLMEGLQELGHEIIASESSNYAARSSNGKILKEAERADLIVVCSNKGVRTRLVDYMDNPNKVFVDGSDSQAFKVYPYAKFRAVFKRELNKCWNNKNADPVYPLPFAAEKRYFDHPRLQRDIKASFAANLNNNTMRYSIYQRLLNRDDAAIFCGSTGECAYIRSQSRGWPIKTPKYQDILYRSRIAVNVVGAGYDCARYWEIPAAGTLLLTQELDITIPHPFTSGTNCMVFKTPDEFDEKLDLLLSDPALVETIAAAGHEHLVKYHTTKERAAYFLAMVAENSGGNRFCESFYRAKPRFHGLKRVFGFMK; this comes from the coding sequence ATGAAGATCGTTTGCATACTATCCCCCTATTATGATTATTTGACAGCCTCCTTGATGGAGGGGCTACAGGAGCTCGGGCATGAGATCATCGCGTCCGAGAGCAGTAATTACGCGGCACGATCATCGAACGGAAAGATCCTGAAAGAGGCGGAACGTGCCGATCTGATCGTGGTTTGTTCTAATAAGGGGGTAAGGACCAGACTGGTGGATTACATGGATAATCCCAACAAGGTCTTCGTGGACGGTTCTGATTCCCAGGCATTCAAGGTCTACCCCTATGCGAAGTTCAGGGCGGTATTCAAAAGAGAGCTGAATAAATGCTGGAACAACAAAAATGCCGATCCGGTCTATCCGTTGCCGTTTGCCGCGGAAAAGAGATATTTCGACCACCCCAGGCTGCAACGCGACATAAAAGCCTCATTTGCCGCCAATCTGAACAACAACACCATGCGCTATTCCATCTATCAGAGGCTCTTGAATAGAGACGATGCAGCCATATTCTGCGGAAGTACCGGCGAGTGCGCATACATTCGGTCACAGTCCAGGGGGTGGCCGATAAAAACACCGAAATATCAGGATATCCTCTACCGCAGCCGGATCGCGGTAAACGTGGTCGGCGCAGGATACGATTGTGCCCGCTACTGGGAAATCCCCGCTGCCGGCACCTTGTTGCTCACGCAGGAGTTGGACATTACCATACCGCATCCTTTCACCAGCGGCACAAACTGCATGGTTTTCAAGACCCCTGACGAATTCGACGAAAAACTGGATCTTCTGCTCTCCGACCCCGCATTGGTGGAGACCATTGCGGCCGCCGGGCATGAGCATCTGGTAAAGTATCATACGACGAAAGAGCGAGCCGCGTATTTTCTGGCGATGGTGGCTGAAAACAGCGGCGGCAATCGTTTCTGCGAAAGTTTCTACCGGGCAAAGCCACGTTTTCATGGGCTTAAGCGCGTCTTCGGCTTTATGAAATAG
- the waaF gene encoding lipopolysaccharide heptosyltransferase II — MMLPDRHKVRRILIRAVNWIGDAVMTTPALGLIREHYPQAEITLLANPPVAEVFSPHDWVDKVMVFDRKGAHQGLRGRLRLASELRKQSFDMAIILPNSFDSALVPWLAGIPVRLGKSSDGRSLLLTGRYSQDETPPHRHEVQYYRNLVRHFGITGVDVLPRLCTTPAEDAAAEALLAKGGIPAGTCVLAVNPGATYGSAKRWYPDRFADVARRLAAEWQARIVIFGSPDEAGIAADIERRLGGDCLNMAGKTTVRELMALIKRSNFMVTNDSGPMHIAAAFDVPLVAIFGPTDHTGTAPYTVKAAIVRKGVACAPCKLRECPTDHRCMTAVTADDVVAAALAVAQQPPQS, encoded by the coding sequence ATGATGCTCCCGGATCGCCATAAGGTTCGCCGGATACTGATCCGCGCGGTCAACTGGATCGGGGATGCGGTTATGACGACGCCGGCCCTCGGCTTGATTCGGGAGCACTACCCCCAGGCCGAGATCACCCTGCTGGCGAATCCCCCGGTGGCGGAGGTCTTTTCGCCCCACGACTGGGTGGACAAGGTCATGGTCTTCGACCGCAAGGGGGCCCATCAGGGGCTGCGGGGCAGACTCAGGCTGGCATCCGAACTGAGAAAACAGTCATTCGACATGGCGATCATCCTGCCCAACTCCTTCGATTCCGCCCTGGTACCCTGGCTGGCGGGCATACCGGTCAGGCTGGGAAAGAGCAGCGATGGCCGCAGTCTGCTGCTGACCGGCCGTTATTCCCAGGACGAGACGCCGCCCCACCGTCACGAGGTCCAGTACTACCGCAATCTGGTGCGCCATTTCGGCATTACGGGCGTGGATGTGCTGCCGCGCCTATGCACCACACCGGCGGAAGACGCCGCTGCCGAGGCCCTGCTGGCCAAGGGGGGCATACCGGCGGGAACATGCGTGCTCGCCGTCAATCCCGGCGCTACCTATGGTTCGGCCAAACGGTGGTACCCGGACCGGTTTGCCGACGTCGCCCGCCGCCTCGCCGCGGAGTGGCAGGCGCGGATCGTGATCTTCGGCAGTCCCGACGAGGCCGGCATTGCGGCCGACATCGAGCGGCGCCTGGGCGGCGATTGCCTCAATATGGCCGGCAAGACCACGGTGCGGGAACTGATGGCGCTCATCAAACGCAGCAATTTCATGGTCACCAACGATTCCGGCCCCATGCATATTGCCGCTGCCTTCGATGTGCCCCTGGTGGCCATTTTCGGCCCCACCGACCATACCGGCACCGCGCCCTATACGGTCAAGGCGGCCATTGTGCGCAAAGGCGTGGCGTGCGCCCCCTGCAAGTTACGGGAGTGCCCGACCGACCACCGCTGCATGACGGCGGTCACTGCGGACGATGTGGTTGCGGCGGCGCTGGCGGTTGCACAACAACCGCCGCAGTCATGA
- a CDS encoding Trm112 family protein yields the protein MLPEHLQSILACPICTEELSLSGDGRYMLCRSCGVKFPIREGIPVLLADEAETVTPGDTGKDDR from the coding sequence ATGCTGCCCGAACATCTGCAATCCATACTTGCCTGCCCCATCTGCACGGAGGAACTCTCGCTGTCGGGCGATGGCCGGTACATGCTGTGCCGCTCCTGCGGGGTGAAGTTTCCGATCCGCGAGGGTATCCCGGTCCTGCTGGCGGACGAGGCCGAAACGGTAACGCCTGGGGATACCGGAAAGGATGATCGATGA
- the lpxK gene encoding tetraacyldisaccharide 4'-kinase — protein MDLTSSSTYWRSVATGTRKGLAGRLLVLALSPVALLYACIQTIRSTLYQKRILTAKCLPRPVISVGNITVGGTGKTPATAFIARFLLARGMKVVVLSRGYGGTMEGQTAIVADGDTIRLDAGQCGDEPYLLAATVPGLMVVMGADRYSAGMLAMEKLSPDVFLLDDGFQHLRLQRDLNVLLVDCACPFGNGWTLPAGLLREPISAVQRADLIIHTRCPLGFSPAPLAGKPACSARHRLGVAVPLSGGPRVSFDALRGKKIMAFAGIGEPDPFFEELRTLGLDVVHAIPLPDHAAYTPAQLAGLGDAFRGCGAEYAVTTEKDGVKLRRLAPEFARKVLLARLEFALDDPTILTGLLNNLLQK, from the coding sequence ATGGATTTGACCTCCTCTTCCACATACTGGCGCAGCGTCGCCACGGGAACACGAAAGGGGCTTGCCGGACGCCTGCTGGTCCTTGCCCTGTCTCCAGTTGCCCTGCTCTATGCCTGCATCCAGACCATCCGCAGCACCCTGTACCAAAAACGTATCCTGACGGCAAAATGCCTGCCCCGGCCGGTGATCTCGGTGGGCAACATCACCGTGGGGGGCACCGGCAAAACACCTGCCACGGCTTTCATCGCCCGGTTTCTCCTCGCCCGCGGCATGAAGGTGGTGGTCCTGTCGCGCGGCTATGGCGGCACCATGGAGGGGCAGACGGCCATTGTTGCCGATGGGGATACTATCCGTCTGGATGCCGGGCAGTGCGGCGACGAACCGTACCTGCTGGCCGCCACGGTGCCCGGCCTGATGGTGGTGATGGGCGCCGATCGGTACAGCGCCGGCATGCTGGCCATGGAAAAGCTCTCCCCCGATGTGTTTCTGCTGGATGACGGTTTTCAGCACCTGCGTCTCCAGCGCGACCTGAACGTCCTGCTTGTGGATTGCGCCTGCCCCTTCGGCAACGGTTGGACCCTGCCGGCCGGTCTGTTGCGGGAGCCGATAAGCGCCGTGCAACGCGCCGACCTGATTATCCATACCCGTTGCCCCCTGGGTTTTTCCCCCGCGCCTCTGGCGGGGAAACCTGCATGTTCGGCCCGCCATCGCTTGGGTGTGGCCGTTCCCCTGTCTGGTGGGCCCCGTGTCTCCTTTGACGCCCTGCGGGGCAAGAAAATCATGGCCTTTGCCGGCATCGGGGAGCCGGACCCCTTTTTTGAGGAACTTCGCACCCTGGGGCTGGATGTGGTTCACGCCATCCCGCTTCCCGACCACGCCGCCTATACCCCCGCCCAACTGGCCGGATTGGGGGATGCCTTTCGGGGCTGCGGCGCCGAGTACGCCGTGACGACGGAAAAGGACGGGGTAAAATTGCGCCGCCTTGCACCGGAGTTTGCCCGGAAGGTCCTGCTCGCCCGGCTTGAGTTTGCCCTTGACGACCCCACCATCCTGACGGGTCTCCTGAACAATTTGCTTCAAAAATAA
- a CDS encoding 3-deoxy-D-manno-octulosonic acid transferase yields the protein MFYAVYNILALVLLVPVLIYHLYRSISRSRPAALGERFGHIPRSRLATIANRPVIWLHAVSVGESVAARPLLKALRQRYPGHAIVVSNTTETGRGVTSGFPEKDLCIYFPFDFLPAVRRTLDAVKPTLVIIMETEIWPNFNREAARRGIPVILANGRISDRSYGRYLKFAWFFRHALEFCSALCMQTAADRERIVAIGAPAERALATGNLKYDIPCRHVSPDERAALRKRYAIPEGMIVIAAASTHPGEEEPVLAAFRELLATHSRLMLVLVPRHPERAVQVAGLLEKAGLPFLRRTALAADATSLFSDGSVLLVDTVGELMDIYALSDLAFVGGSLVPTGGHNLLEPASLGIPFIFGPHMTNFREIMALVLKYRAGVRVEDAAGLAPACCRLLEDTAQRRELSANGLAMVRENGGATERHMAVIASYL from the coding sequence ATGTTCTACGCGGTCTACAACATACTCGCCCTTGTGCTGCTCGTGCCGGTACTCATCTACCACCTGTATCGCTCCATCAGCCGCAGTCGGCCCGCCGCGCTGGGCGAGCGTTTCGGACACATACCCCGGTCGCGGCTCGCCACCATCGCCAACCGCCCGGTGATCTGGCTGCACGCCGTGTCGGTGGGCGAATCCGTTGCCGCCCGGCCATTGCTCAAGGCGCTGCGCCAACGCTACCCCGGGCATGCCATCGTGGTGTCCAACACTACCGAAACCGGCCGCGGGGTGACCTCCGGCTTCCCCGAAAAAGACCTGTGCATCTACTTCCCCTTCGATTTCCTGCCAGCCGTGCGCCGCACCCTGGACGCCGTCAAGCCGACGCTGGTCATCATCATGGAAACCGAGATCTGGCCCAACTTCAACCGGGAGGCGGCCCGTCGCGGCATACCGGTGATTCTGGCCAACGGCCGTATCTCGGACCGCTCCTACGGCCGCTATCTGAAGTTTGCCTGGTTCTTCCGCCACGCCCTGGAGTTCTGCTCCGCGCTCTGCATGCAGACCGCCGCCGACCGGGAGCGGATCGTCGCCATCGGTGCCCCGGCGGAGCGGGCGCTGGCGACGGGCAACCTGAAGTACGATATCCCCTGCCGTCACGTGTCCCCCGATGAGCGGGCGGCCCTGCGGAAGCGTTACGCGATTCCCGAAGGGATGATCGTCATCGCGGCCGCCAGCACCCATCCCGGCGAGGAGGAACCGGTCCTGGCCGCCTTTCGGGAACTCCTGGCGACCCACAGCCGGCTCATGCTGGTCCTGGTGCCGCGCCATCCCGAACGGGCCGTCCAGGTCGCCGGGCTTCTGGAAAAGGCCGGGCTGCCGTTCCTGCGGCGCACGGCCCTGGCCGCGGATGCGACCTCGCTCTTTTCCGACGGCTCTGTGCTGCTGGTGGACACGGTGGGAGAATTGATGGACATCTACGCCCTGTCGGACCTGGCCTTTGTGGGGGGGAGCCTCGTGCCGACCGGCGGTCACAACCTGCTGGAACCGGCCTCCCTGGGGATACCGTTCATCTTCGGCCCCCACATGACCAATTTCCGTGAGATTATGGCGCTGGTCCTGAAATACCGGGCCGGGGTTCGGGTCGAAGACGCCGCCGGTCTGGCCCCGGCCTGTTGCCGCCTGCTCGAAGATACTGCCCAGCGCCGGGAATTGAGCGCGAACGGGCTGGCCATGGTGCGGGAGAACGGCGGGGCCACCGAGCGGCACATGGCGGTCATTGCCAGCTATCTGTGA
- a CDS encoding phosphatase PAP2 family protein codes for MLNTKLLDFGVPLVVLVAATALIAVTGVDLKAAQFFYINGAWPVGDAQPWHFLYLYGYYPAYILGGAALALYVAGLIKPPLTPFRKGAAFMVILLMLGPGLLVNTVFKDGWGRPRPREVTQFGGNRAFHNPWERGASGNGKSFPSGHGASAFYLAMPFFVLRRRSPRVARRVFVLGMLYGIVMGVARISQGGHFVSDVLWAWGIVHLTAVALYYLMGLDREPAPDGGV; via the coding sequence ATGCTGAACACCAAGCTTCTTGATTTCGGAGTGCCGCTTGTGGTGCTGGTGGCGGCAACGGCACTCATCGCCGTCACCGGGGTCGATCTCAAGGCGGCGCAGTTTTTTTATATCAACGGCGCCTGGCCCGTGGGGGACGCCCAGCCGTGGCACTTCCTGTACCTCTATGGATATTATCCCGCCTATATTCTGGGCGGGGCCGCATTGGCACTCTATGTGGCAGGTCTGATCAAGCCGCCCCTGACGCCTTTCAGAAAAGGCGCCGCCTTCATGGTTATTCTGCTGATGCTGGGCCCCGGCCTGTTGGTCAACACCGTATTCAAGGATGGCTGGGGCCGTCCCCGGCCCCGGGAGGTGACTCAGTTTGGAGGCAACCGGGCCTTCCACAACCCCTGGGAAAGGGGCGCCTCGGGCAACGGCAAGTCGTTTCCTTCCGGGCACGGCGCATCGGCCTTCTATCTGGCCATGCCGTTTTTTGTCCTGCGCCGCCGCTCTCCGCGGGTCGCCCGGCGGGTATTCGTCCTCGGCATGCTGTACGGCATCGTGATGGGGGTGGCCCGCATCAGCCAGGGGGGGCACTTTGTCAGCGATGTCCTGTGGGCCTGGGGCATCGTCCACCTCACGGCCGTGGCGCTCTACTACCTGATGGGGCTTGACCGGGAGCCTGCTCCCGATGGCGGGGTTTGA